The window GATCAGAAGGTATTTCAGTTTTTTGCCTCCCAGACAGGACGGGTTCCTACTAATTTTGTTATAACCTCGGCATTCTCCGAAGTTCTGAATATGATTGGTGCCAACAGTGGTTCTATCATTACGGGTAGGGTGCCTTTGGAAAAGGGAATTGCTGATATGCAGACCCAGGCAACTGCTATTGTTGCTAAATATAGATAATTAAGCATGAATAACAGGGGGAAGAAATATTTCTTTACCCCTGCTATTGTCACTTTGGCAACAAAAAACGATGAGGCGAAATAAAGTGAAGGGAAATTTTCCAATAAAACAGATTTTGAAAAATAGGAATGCATATATTTTTATTTCCCCATTCTTTATTTTATATGGATTATTTGGATTATATCCTACGTTTTTTGCTTTGTTCATGAGTCTGAGCAGGTATTCACCGTCGAAAGGTTTTCAGCGATTTGTAGGTTTTGGTAATTATATCAATATTATTAAAGATCCTTTATTCTGGACCAGTTTTAAGAATACCCTTTGGTTTATAGTTTTAAATGTTCCAGTTCAGATATTTTTTGCCCTTTGTCTTGCAGCATTATTTAATGTACCTAAAATCAGGGGTCGCAAAATATTTCAGCTTGCTTTTCTACTTCCTTATGTTACTTCCTCAGTAGCTTATAGTATTGTGTTTAAAGTCCTTTTTGATTCTCGTATTGGACTTTTTAATGGAGTATTGAATAAGCTTGGGCTTCCTTCCATACCTTGGATCACCGATCCGAATTGGACAAAAATCACTGTTAGTATTATTGTAATATGGGCTTGGGTTGGTTATGATATGCTTATCATGCTAGGTGGGCTGCAAAATATAGATCCTGAACTTTATGAAGCTGCACGTATAGATGGTGCTTCAGGAATCCAGTCCTATTTCCATATAACTATACCTCTTATGCGTCCGGTAATTTATTTTGTTACTACTACTAGTACCATAGGTACCTTTAATATGTTTAATGAACCATTTATTCTTTTTGGCTATACAGGAGGGGTTAGTAATGCTGCCTTAACCATGAATATGTATCTTTATAGCCAAAGCTTCCAAAGTTTTCAATTATCTATTGGTGCAGCAATGTCTTTCATTATTTTTTTATTTATTATGATTTTTAGTATGCCACAGGTTAGTAGTACTTTCAAATCAAATCTTTAAAGGAGGGTAGTTTATCATGGCTAGGGGAAATTTAGATGAATTGAAACAAAAAATGAAGAGTCTTTTTTCTTTATTTTGTTATAATTGGTCTCGCCTTCTTGATGCTCTTCCCCTTCTGGTTCATGTTTATTGGTGGTTTTAGGGTAACCAATCAGATAGCTAGTACCCATTTTTCATTTCTTCCTGAAAATGGTTTTAGATATCTAAGTAATTTCAATAAATTATTTTTTGATTCTATGTTTCCCAGAGCCTTTTTAAATACTGTTTTTGTGTCAGTATTAAAAACTATAGGTGGATTGTTCTTTGCCAGTATGGCAGGTTTTGCCTTTGAGAAATTTGATTTCCCAGGCAGAAGGATGCTTTTTTATTTTGTTGTTGCTACCATGATGATCCCAATTACTGTAACTATGGTTCCTTTATATGTCCAGATGAGTAAAATGGGTTGGATTAATACTTTTTTTCCTCTTGTTTTCCCAGGGATGATTTCAGCTTATGGAATATTTATTATGAGACAATATATCCAGGGAGTTCCTAACGAAGTTATTTATTATTCAAAAATAGATGGATGCGGTGATTTTCGTACTTTCATTTTTATTATACTGCCCATGGTACAACCTGGTCTAGTAGTTTTGAGTATTATTCTCTTTATGACTTCATGGAACGACTTTATGTGGCCTATGATTATTTTGAATGACGAGAAATTGTATACCATAACTGTAACCCTTCGACTCTTTCAAAGTGCTTTTCACTTTGTTGATTATGGGACTATTTTAGGTGGTTCCTTTATAAGTGCTCTACCAATGATTATTATCTTTATTTTATTACGGGAACGTCTGCTTACCGGTCTTGTGGCTGGGAGTGTTAAATAAATGCGGGATCATAATTGTATTCCACATAATCTTTAATTAAGGAAGGTAATTTTTTTATGAGTTCTTTTAAACGTGTTAAGGCGGCATTGATTGGTTGTGGAGTAATAAGTAGGACTTATTTTAAGAATCTTACGACAAAATTTCATGTAATAGAATTAATTGGTTGTGCTGATATAATTCCTGAGAAAGCAAGGCTATGTGCAGATGAATTTGGTCTTAAGGCTATGACGGTAGAAGAGATATACAACGACCCATCAATTGAAATCGTTATAAATACTACTTTTCCTCTTGCTCATTACAATGTTACTAAAGCAGCCCTTTTAGCAGGTAAAAACGTATATACTGAAAAAATGATGGCTGTTGAATATTCTTTGGGAGAAGAATTGGTAAAATTATCAAATGATAAAGGGCTATTATTTACTACCGCCCCCGATACTTTTTTAGGTGGTGGGTGGCAAACGGTTCGCAACATTATTGATATTGGATGGATAGGAAAGCCCGTTGGGGTAAATGCGATTTGTATCCGTAGTTATGAAGATTATGGCTCAGTTTATAGTAAAACTAAGCATTTTGTTTTTGGGTATGGAAGCGGTATACCTTTTGACATGGGTGGTTATTATATGCATGCCATGATAAATTTATTGGGACCTATCTCTAGAGTAACTGGTTTTGCTCAAATTCGTGAGCCAATACGGAAATATACAAATCCCAGGCACCCTAAATTTGGAGAAACTTTCGAACTGGATTCTACAAATTCCATGACTGCTACCCTGGAATTTAAAAATGGAACTCTTGCAAATCTTTTGATCACAAGTGCATCCTTTGGTTTTGAAAAGCCGGTTTTTGAAATTTATGGTACAGAAGGCGCTTTAATATTATTTGATCCCAATGATTTTAGTGGGGAGATAAAATTAAGGCGTAATACGATGTCAGAATATAATATTATTTCTAGTATATTCCCTTATAATGATGATAATCGTGGTATTGGCGTAGCGGATATGGCTTATGCCTTGTTAGAAAATCGAAAACCCCGTGTGGATGCATCATTGGGTTTACATGCTCTTGAAGCTATGCATGGTGTGGTTGGATGTGCGAAGGATAATTTGACACATATCATGAAAACTACAGTTGAAAGACCAGAGCCATTACCTTTAATTCATGCAGATGGTGAAACTTATGAGAATATTTTACGATCATAATAATAATTACGACAAAAGAGGTTAAATAATATGAAAAAGGGATTTCAAATGTTTACAGTCCGAGAGCTTTTGACTGATAAACAATCGATGTTTACCGTGTTTAAAAAAGTCAGGGAAATAGGATATGATACAATTCAGGGATATCTATTACCATTTATTACTTTAAAAGAATACAAAGAGTTAACTGATACTATTGGTTTTGAGAATTGTTCATTAGATGCAAGTTTTGAAGCAATGCGTTCGGATCCGAAAGTAATTAATCAAATTATTAATGATGCATCATTTTTAGGGGTTGATCAAATTTCTATTGGCACCTTGCCAATGGAATATAGGGAAAATGAAAGTGGCTTTAGGAAATATGCACAGGAAATTAATGTTATTGCTAAAAATTTAAAAAAAGAAGGTAAGAAATTACTTTATCATCCTCATGCCTTAGAGTTTTTTTCATTTGGTGGTGGTTTTAAAGGAATAGATATTATTTTGGAGGAAACTGATCCAGAAGGTTTTTGGTTCTGCCTTGATACTCATTGGCTTGTTGGTGGTGGTGTGAACATAGTAGATTGGCTTTATAAGGTGAAAGGTCGTATGAAAACTATACATTATAAGGATTATGCAATTATAGGTGGTGCAATTAAAATTGAAGAAATACATAAACGTTTTGCGGAGGTTGGAGAGGGGAATATAGATTGGGAAAAAATTATTGCCGCAAGTAAAGATATTGGTATCGAATATGCGATTGTAGAACAGGATATTTGTCCAGGGAATCCATTAGATAGTTTGAAAACTAGTTTTAATAACATGATAAAATTTCATGTTTAGTTTTTGTAAAGGATGAAAAATTATGAAAAAGAGTTTAGGTATTCAAATGTATTCAATGCGCAAAAAACTTGCTGAGGTTAATGATCCTAGAATTGTTTTTAGGAAAATAAAAGAAGCAGGATATGATTCTGTTCAAGGTGATCCAAGTCATGGTATGACTCCCAAACAATACAAAAATGCTCTTTCTGATATTGGGTTGTTTCCATTAGTGTATCCTGCATATATAGGAGGGGCAGAAGGGGGAATATTAGGTATTTTACAAAATCCTGATTTTGTTATCAAAGGAGCGAATGCATTTGAAGTAAAAATAGTAGAAGTAGCGACAATACTTAGCGAATATCGTGGATCTGAAGATGATTTTGCTCGTTTTGCCGGATTGATGAATTTGGCAGCTCGACCGCTTGCAAAAGAGGGAATTAAATTATTATATCATAATCATGCATTGGAATTTCATAGATTTCCAAGTGGTAAAACAGGGCTTGATGTCTTAGTCAATGAGACTGATCCTGAATTGGTTGAATTTTGTCTTGATATTCATTGGATGCAGGCAGGAGGTGTTGATTCAGCTTTATGGATTAGGAAGCTGAGTGGTCGTATGTCGCTGATTCATTACAAAGATTATGGTATTGAATTAAATGTTCAAAATGCTGGTATCGCACCAAAGACTTATGAAGCTGTGGGTGAAGGAAATATAAACTGGGGGCCTATTGCAGAGGCAAGTCGTGATGCAAATATTATACATTATGTTGTTGAGCAAGATGATAGTAACCGAGATATTTATGATTGTATAACATCCAGTGCAAAATATATTCGGAATACACTTGACTTAATTGATTAATTTCTATAATATGTATTTTTAGTATAATGATATTAAATGGGGGTTATAGTATGGAACTAAAATCGTTAACTGATTGTTTTTCTTTAAATAATGGTGTTTCAATTCCATGTATAGGTTTTGGTACTTGGCAAACACCTGATGGTGATGTCACTGTTAATGCAGTTAAATCAGCAATTGATGCAGGATATCGCCATATTGATACAGCGGCGGTTTATGGGAATGAAATTAGTGTCGGTAAAGGCATTAAGGCAAGCGGTATTAATAGAGAAAAAATTTTTGTAACAAGTAAGCTTTTTAATACTGAACATACATATGAGCGAACTAAGGTTGCTTTTAATAAATCCTTAAAAGATTTACAGCTTGATTATCTTGATCTTTATCTTATCCATTGGCCAAATCCAGTAGATTTTCGTAATAAATGGGCTGAATCTAATGTAGAAACATGGAAAGCATTTGAAGAATTTTATAATGAAGGTCGTGTCCGTGCGATAGGGGTAAGTAACTTTCATGCTCATCATTTAGATGCTTTAACTAAATCTGTTAAGATTATGCCAATGGTTAACCAGCTCCGGTTGTGTCCAGGTGATATTAAGGGTGAGGTAGTAAAAGCCAGTAAGGAACGTGGTTTATTCATAGAAGCTTATAGTCCGTTAGGAGGAAGTGGCGAAGGTAGTCTTTTAAAAGCACCTCTCCTAATTGAACTTGCGAAAAAATATAATAAATCTGTTTCGCAATTGTGTGTACGGTGGTGTTTACAATGTGGGTTCTTGCCTTTGCCAAAATCCACATCTACTGATCATATTAAAGCTAATGCTAATGTGTTTGATTTCAAGTTGTCAGAGGATGATGTTGATCAGTTAAGTCATTTACGAGGATACCCAGATCCATTCCCGCATCCAGATAGTATCACATGGTGATATTATTTAATTACAAGGAATGCCCATCTATTCCTTTTCTTCTTTGCTGTACTTCATAGGTATTCGTCGATTTCAACCACCCTTGAAAAAATTAGGAGGTGGTTGAAATCGACGAGTACGAATATGAGCACACGCCGGGTTTTGGTTTTTTCCTTCTGTATGGCAGAGAAGCTGGAAAGAGGCTATGTCGAGTAATAGAAGCCCGTAATATCGAAAATATCCGCTCCCCGAATATATAGGCACAGATCTTTCCATTGCCTATGCTGTGTACACCTTGGCGATTATCAGCGTTTATCATAAAACCCTTTTTCAGAAATCCTCCAGCGGCTTTCACCAAAATTTAATACTTTATGATAATCATATCATATATATTAATTTTTGGAATGTCTATCGTGATTTTATTTTCACGATAATCGAAAGGTAAATCGCTTCCATCGACTGTATGGACTTTTTTTGGAGGCTCTGTTGATTTAATCCAGACCCTAAGATCATATGTTGGTGGTATTATTGTATCTTCCCGGGTTTCGATTAAGCCAAATAATTTCTGCTTGTTTTCGGGATCGTCGAATAAAATACATTCGATACTGATCGGGCAATCAGCCCCAAACTGAAAATCATCACCGGATAAATATCGAATTATTCCGGCAAATATTTCACTGTGTTGGAAACGATCCGCTTTTTCTATTGGCAGGGCACTCCAAATTACTTTGCCTTTTCCATATAGGGCCTTGATTATTGCCGGTTGATCGGTATAAATTCCCGGAGGATTAGCATGGATTGTTGCAAAGGGGTAATTGGGACTTTTCTTATCAATATAATATTTTGCAAGTACATCGGTCGGAAATACCGATGCCGGAACTCCAGGCGGGGTATAGGGTAATACAAGTGTCGCTAATATTTCCCCTTTAATATTACCTTTTTTTAGTATGGGTGCATGCTCAAACATTATCAGAGGATGCTTTTG is drawn from Leadbettera azotonutricia ZAS-9 and contains these coding sequences:
- a CDS encoding aldo/keto reductase produces the protein MELKSLTDCFSLNNGVSIPCIGFGTWQTPDGDVTVNAVKSAIDAGYRHIDTAAVYGNEISVGKGIKASGINREKIFVTSKLFNTEHTYERTKVAFNKSLKDLQLDYLDLYLIHWPNPVDFRNKWAESNVETWKAFEEFYNEGRVRAIGVSNFHAHHLDALTKSVKIMPMVNQLRLCPGDIKGEVVKASKERGLFIEAYSPLGGSGEGSLLKAPLLIELAKKYNKSVSQLCVRWCLQCGFLPLPKSTSTDHIKANANVFDFKLSEDDVDQLSHLRGYPDPFPHPDSITW
- a CDS encoding sugar phosphate isomerase/epimerase family protein; its protein translation is MKKGFQMFTVRELLTDKQSMFTVFKKVREIGYDTIQGYLLPFITLKEYKELTDTIGFENCSLDASFEAMRSDPKVINQIINDASFLGVDQISIGTLPMEYRENESGFRKYAQEINVIAKNLKKEGKKLLYHPHALEFFSFGGGFKGIDIILEETDPEGFWFCLDTHWLVGGGVNIVDWLYKVKGRMKTIHYKDYAIIGGAIKIEEIHKRFAEVGEGNIDWEKIIAASKDIGIEYAIVEQDICPGNPLDSLKTSFNNMIKFHV
- a CDS encoding Gfo/Idh/MocA family protein, whose product is MSSFKRVKAALIGCGVISRTYFKNLTTKFHVIELIGCADIIPEKARLCADEFGLKAMTVEEIYNDPSIEIVINTTFPLAHYNVTKAALLAGKNVYTEKMMAVEYSLGEELVKLSNDKGLLFTTAPDTFLGGGWQTVRNIIDIGWIGKPVGVNAICIRSYEDYGSVYSKTKHFVFGYGSGIPFDMGGYYMHAMINLLGPISRVTGFAQIREPIRKYTNPRHPKFGETFELDSTNSMTATLEFKNGTLANLLITSASFGFEKPVFEIYGTEGALILFDPNDFSGEIKLRRNTMSEYNIISSIFPYNDDNRGIGVADMAYALLENRKPRVDASLGLHALEAMHGVVGCAKDNLTHIMKTTVERPEPLPLIHADGETYENILRS
- a CDS encoding carbohydrate ABC transporter permease, whose amino-acid sequence is MLFPFWFMFIGGFRVTNQIASTHFSFLPENGFRYLSNFNKLFFDSMFPRAFLNTVFVSVLKTIGGLFFASMAGFAFEKFDFPGRRMLFYFVVATMMIPITVTMVPLYVQMSKMGWINTFFPLVFPGMISAYGIFIMRQYIQGVPNEVIYYSKIDGCGDFRTFIFIILPMVQPGLVVLSIILFMTSWNDFMWPMIILNDEKLYTITVTLRLFQSAFHFVDYGTILGGSFISALPMIIIFILLRERLLTGLVAGSVK
- a CDS encoding sugar phosphate isomerase/epimerase family protein — protein: MKKSLGIQMYSMRKKLAEVNDPRIVFRKIKEAGYDSVQGDPSHGMTPKQYKNALSDIGLFPLVYPAYIGGAEGGILGILQNPDFVIKGANAFEVKIVEVATILSEYRGSEDDFARFAGLMNLAARPLAKEGIKLLYHNHALEFHRFPSGKTGLDVLVNETDPELVEFCLDIHWMQAGGVDSALWIRKLSGRMSLIHYKDYGIELNVQNAGIAPKTYEAVGEGNINWGPIAEASRDANIIHYVVEQDDSNRDIYDCITSSAKYIRNTLDLID
- a CDS encoding carbohydrate ABC transporter permease, giving the protein MKGNFPIKQILKNRNAYIFISPFFILYGLFGLYPTFFALFMSLSRYSPSKGFQRFVGFGNYINIIKDPLFWTSFKNTLWFIVLNVPVQIFFALCLAALFNVPKIRGRKIFQLAFLLPYVTSSVAYSIVFKVLFDSRIGLFNGVLNKLGLPSIPWITDPNWTKITVSIIVIWAWVGYDMLIMLGGLQNIDPELYEAARIDGASGIQSYFHITIPLMRPVIYFVTTTSTIGTFNMFNEPFILFGYTGGVSNAALTMNMYLYSQSFQSFQLSIGAAMSFIIFLFIMIFSMPQVSSTFKSNL